Proteins from a genomic interval of Syngnathus acus chromosome 4, fSynAcu1.2, whole genome shotgun sequence:
- the bloc1s2 gene encoding biogenesis of lysosome-related organelles complex 1 subunit 2 isoform X2: protein MAAVGDDAAAMDSISRSPGVHSAPSNATANVTSYGESAEDVKEAPLPAVKKNMTSDGGVETAEEAVEPTEPDINVLCTDMFEKMSVFLQGELTATCEDYRLLENMNKLTSLKYMEMKDISINISRNLQDLNNKYASLQPYLDQINQIEEQVSSLEQAAYKLDAYSKKLGKPGKT, encoded by the exons atggctgccgtcGGAGACGACGCTGCTGCAATGGACAGCATTTCCAGGTCGCCTGGAGTCCATTCTGCTCCTTCGAACGCCACTGCGAATGTAACGAGTTACGGGGAAAGCGCAGAGGACGTGAAGGAAGCACCGCTTccagcagttaaaaaaaacatgacaa GCGATGGCGGTGTGGAAACAGCAGAAGAAGCCGTGGAGCCCACAGAGCCCGACATCAATGTGCTCTGTACCGACATGTTTGAAAAGATGTCCGtctttcttcaaggagaaCTCACTG CCACTTGTGAGGATTATCGTCTGTTGGAGAACATGAACAAGCTGACTAGTCTAAAATACATGGAGATGAAAGACATCAGCATCAATATCAGTCGAAACTTGCAAGATCTCAACAATAAAT aTGCTAGCCTTCAGCCTTACCTGGACCAGATAAATCAGATTGAGGAGCAAGTGTCATCATTGGAACAAGCTGCCTATAAACTGGACGCATATTCCAAAAAACTAG
- the bloc1s2 gene encoding biogenesis of lysosome-related organelles complex 1 subunit 2 isoform X1, giving the protein MAAVGDDAAAMDSISRSPGVHSAPSNATANVTSYGESAEDVKEAPLPAVKKNMTSDGGVETAEEAVEPTEPDINVLCTDMFEKMSVFLQGELTATCEDYRLLENMNKLTSLKYMEMKDISINISRNLQDLNNKYASLQPYLDQINQIEEQVSSLEQAAYKLDAYSKKLEARFKKLEKR; this is encoded by the exons atggctgccgtcGGAGACGACGCTGCTGCAATGGACAGCATTTCCAGGTCGCCTGGAGTCCATTCTGCTCCTTCGAACGCCACTGCGAATGTAACGAGTTACGGGGAAAGCGCAGAGGACGTGAAGGAAGCACCGCTTccagcagttaaaaaaaacatgacaa GCGATGGCGGTGTGGAAACAGCAGAAGAAGCCGTGGAGCCCACAGAGCCCGACATCAATGTGCTCTGTACCGACATGTTTGAAAAGATGTCCGtctttcttcaaggagaaCTCACTG CCACTTGTGAGGATTATCGTCTGTTGGAGAACATGAACAAGCTGACTAGTCTAAAATACATGGAGATGAAAGACATCAGCATCAATATCAGTCGAAACTTGCAAGATCTCAACAATAAAT aTGCTAGCCTTCAGCCTTACCTGGACCAGATAAATCAGATTGAGGAGCAAGTGTCATCATTGGAACAAGCTGCCTATAAACTGGACGCATATTCCAAAAAACTAG AGGCCAGATTCAAAAAACTGGAGAAGCGATGA